The following proteins are co-located in the Colletotrichum lupini chromosome 4, complete sequence genome:
- a CDS encoding terpene synthase family protein, with protein MSHSSVTAAPFSLHPALSSTPRGHQTRDNDLLPQRTHGVREKMLLQLHGQKIRIPDLGRLMEDWPRDQNPHLNAVDSKILQIIESHAVNDAVRGRLTKAMLSKQLTGWYPYASCDRIEALTSFQAWMFIVDDMLDQYSLIHKFDFASLHVLLADCRDFIDRSLGLLTICTSETGQPQYRDYDAVVSFAEYAEAVMKANGDNYSYRQRIAKEATATLDGYRQEAVNRYAGRATSLQEYLGYREASSCIMQVAVNLEFANGISLPEEVMASPEMRELYRAAVAIVWIVNDIVSLRKELREGFVENLVVLLANGDAQKGLDGAVTRLEHEVSALNDAVKASARRFDDTPYKNHVTLLAKNCKNMCMANWLWSMKTPRYCLSDIKPDAEGGYTFTVDSTSEES; from the exons ATGTCTCATTCTTCAGTTACCGCAGCGCCCTTCTCACTTCACCCTGCTCTTTCATCTACTCCAAGAGGACATCAAACTCGTGACAATGATTTGCTGCCGCAAAGGACCCATGGAGTTCGCGAGAAAATGCTTTTGCAGCTCCATGGCCAGAAGATTCGCATTCCCGACCTGGGACGGCTGATGGAAGATTGGCCGAGAGACCAGAACCCACACCTCAATGCTGTAGACAGCAAAATTCTCCAGATCATCGAGAG TCACGCAGTCAATGATGCCGTTCGTGGTCGTCTAACTAAGGCCATGCTATCGAAGCAACTGACGGGCTGGTACCCATATGCTTCGTGCGATAGAATCGAAGCTCTCACTTCCTTCCAGGCCTGGATGTTCATCGTCGATGACATGCTCGACCAGTACTCGCTCATACATAAGTTCGACTTCGCCTCGCTGCATGTTCTTCTGGCCGATTGCCGGGACTTCATTGACCGTAGCCTCGGACTCCTCACTATATGTACCTCTGAAACCGGTCAACCACAGTATCGGGATTATGACGCCGTTGTATCATTTGCTGAGTATGCTGAAGCTGTCATGAAGGCCAACGGGGACAATTACAGCTATCGACAACGCATCGCCAAAGAAGCTACTGCCACCCTTGACGGCTATCGACAAGAAGCCGTGAACCGGTATGCTGGTCGAGCCACATCGCTCCAAGAATACCTCGGATACCGCGAGGCATCATCATGCATCATGCAGGTGGCCGTTAACCTCGAGTTCGCCAACGGCATCAGCCTCCCCGAGGAGGTCATGGCATCCCCAGAAATGCGCGAGCTGTACCGAGCTGCTGTTGCCATCGTCTGGATCGTCAACGACATTGTGAGTCTGCGCAAGGAACTCAGGGAAGGTTTCGTCGAGAACCTTGTTGTCTTGCTAGCCAATGGCGATGCGCAAAAGGGGCTAGATGGTGCTGTGACTCGATTGGAGCACGAAGTCTCTGCGCTCAACGACGCCGTCAAGGCTTCTGCTCGCCGCTTCGACGATACGCCATATAAGAATCACGTCACTCTGCTGGCGAAAAATTGCAAAAATATGTGTATGGCAAATTGGTTATGGAG TATGAAGACCCCCCGGTACTGTCTTTCGGACATCAAGCCCGATGCTGAAGGCGGGTACACGTTCACGGTTGATTCCACGTCGGAGGAGAGCTGA